AGCAGATACCCCATCCCCGCCCCACCGGAGCGCTCTTCCAGCAACTCTTCGGCGAAGGTCTGCTCGACGTACTGGCTCAGCACCAGCACTGCCAGCTCCGGCTGCTCCTCCTGGAGGGCGCGGGCCGCGCGCAGGCCCTCGTCGGTGAAGTCCGGTGGCATTCGCACGTCCGCCACCACCAGATCGGGCCGGTGCTCGCGCACCGCCGCCAGCAGGGCGTTCCCCTCGCCCACCGCAGCCGGCACCTCGTGCCCGAAGCGCCGCAGCAACTGGACGATGCCCTCCCGCAGCAGCACTCCGTCCTCGGCGATCACGATCCGGAGGGGACGTTCGGGCTGCACGGTATCTCCGCTCTCACCAGGGTGGGTCCGCCTTGCGGGCTGGACAGAAACATTCTGCCGTCGGCCGCGGCGATTCTGTCGGCCAGCCCGGTCAGGCCCGAGCCCGCCTCGTGGTCGGCGCCGCCCACGCCGTCGTCCGTGATCTCCAGCCGCAACACCCCGTCCCGCACCCGCGCCGAAACCCGGCACTCTGCGGCTCCGCTGTGCTTGGCGGCGTTGGTCAAGGCTTCGGCCGCGACGAAGAAGGCCGT
This sequence is a window from Streptomyces sp. NBC_01775. Protein-coding genes within it:
- a CDS encoding response regulator transcription factor gives rise to the protein MQPERPLRIVIAEDGVLLREGIVQLLRRFGHEVPAAVGEGNALLAAVREHRPDLVVADVRMPPDFTDEGLRAARALQEEQPELAVLVLSQYVEQTFAEELLEERSGGAGMGYLLKERIGDVEEFTDAITRVASGATVVDPEVVRQLFARRRAPLERLTPREREVLALMAEGRSNAAIARRLFVTDAAVAKHIASILLKLDLPAEAPDDNRRVLAVLTYLRA